The window CTGGAGCATGAGCGTATTTATCAGCCAGTATTACTTTTATTATTGATTATAACAGTAATATTTTGTGCGGTGCAAGTATTCTTCCATTGGTATATTTTCTTACATATCAAGCGGCCAGAGTTTGTTGAGACGCTTCCTGGATTGGCGGTAGATGTCTACATTCCTACCTATAATGAGCCTATCTGGTTGGTCGAGCGTTCTTTGTCTGCTGCCCTTGCAATGCGTTACCCACACGAAACCTACCTCATAGACGATGGGCACAAAGCGGAATATCGTCAATTAGCCGAACGCCTGGGTGCTATCTATCTATCACGTCCTGGAAATGAGGATTATAAGGCTGGTAATGTGAATAATGCCTTAGCGTACTCCAGCGGAGAGTTTATTGCTATTTTTGATGTTGATCACGCGCCTGCAGAGGATTTCCTTGATCGTGCTTTGGGACATTTTCGTAATGAAAATGTCGGTTTTGTTCAAGTAATGCTGAGCCATTACAATCAGGAGGAGAGCTTTGTGGGTGCGGCAGCAGCGAAGCGCAATGACGGTTTCTTTGGTCCTTCAATGCTTGGACTTCATGGATGTGATTGCGTACAGGCCTTTGGCAGTAACTGTATATTTCGTCGTAAAGCGCTTGATTCTATTGGCGGGTATAAATCGGGATTAGCTGAAGATTTAAACACCTCTATCCATCTCCACGCGAAAGGGTGGCGATCGGTATACGTGCCAGAAGCTCTCGCAAAAGGGTTGGAACCCGTTGATCTTGGGTCGTTCTTTAAGCAACAATTTAAGTGGTCGCGTGGTGTTTTTACTATTCTCTGGGGGATTTACCCACGTTTAGCGAACCACCTCAGCCTGAACAAGAATATCTGTTATCTTTGGCGTTTAACGTGTTTTTTAGCAGGTCCTGCAGTTGCCACCCATATTCTGTTTACTATCCTCGTTCTATTCCAAGGCTCAGAGATTGCTACAAATTACTTTAGTGATTATCTAAAACATTGGGCACCTTTCGTTATCATGTACTCATGTATTACTTTTTTTGTCGATAAGAATTACTCTATAGTTCCTGCCTCCCCCGGTTTTCCCTTCGGTGGTTTACTCTTAGCGTATGGTACATGGCCTGTTTATACGCTTTCTTTCCTTTATTCTCTTTTCGGTCTTAAAGTTCCCTTTATTGCCACACCAAAAGAGGCCCAGGTCGGAAACTTTTTGAAACTTATCATTCCCCAAATTATCACCGTAGTATTACTCATTTCAGCTAGTGTCTGGCGATTATTTCAAGGCATGGACTTTTCCTCAATAGTTATCGTCGCTTTTGCCTTACTGCAAATTCTCATGCATAGTGGAATCTTTTATGCCGTGTATGAAGGGCTGGCGTTTGAGACACGTAACCTGTCCCATAAAAGTTGATTCCGTTTTAAGGTTTGCATTCGTGGACAATTGAAAACGGAAGAAAGGATAGAATCTCTTTACAAAAAAAGGAAAGCAGAACAAATAATAATTCCTATAATTTAATTATAACCAGATTCTGACCTGCTATTATGACATTCATTGTCAACTTTTATAATAATGGATAACGAAGCCAGTACCTCATATTGAATTCATTTTGGAGCAATATTAGTTACATGAGAAATTTTCTTCCTGAAGCTGACAATACTATTATAAATCAAACCTGTCAACCAGCCGCTAAAAATACCAAGGCAGAAACCATAACACAATCCTATTATGCTTCCCGGAAAAGAGACGCTGTATCCAATAAAAAACTGGTTCAGGAGTTGTAGATGTGGACCAACGACATATTCTCCAGTTTCGTTCATATGCCCACCTTTCATGATAAGCCAGTTAGTAACTATAAAAATAAAAAATCCTGATAATAAGCCAATAAGCCAATAAGCCAAAGACGAAACCGAATATTTGTGAATTCAGCCGTGTGAGCCTTCTGTAATACAGAATTCCTTTCTGTTCTTGATTCCTCATTGCGTAAATTCAACTAAAAATGTTCCATGAAATTTTCAAAGGAAATCCTCCCGATTGTTCTTTTCACACGATATATATATGTGTTATACAATCCCAATCCTAAAAGGGCATTCATTGGACGAAGAGGATAAAAAAAGAATTTTTTATTATAATAAATGCGCGAAAGTCGTTTGTGACGAAGGAATTCATCGCCAAGGACGGCTTTCCACATGTCATTAACTCTCTTACTCTTGGTGAAAAACCGATGTCCACCAATATCAAAGTGGAAATTTTTGTAGTGGACAGTCTTTGATATTCCACCGATTATTTTGTCTTTTTCAAGCACAATTGATTCGATATCCACTTTAGAGAGTTCGTATGCCACTGTTAACCCCGCTGGACCACCACCAATAATTATCACTTTTTTCTTGTCAAAATTTTCTATGTTCCCTTTCACTTTAGCTTTCCATTAAATAATAAAGAACCAAAAGTAGCTGTCTTATGGGTAATCCAGCAATAAGCAAATGACATACTACTGTAGAGATAATACACTAAATGGAAGGGGAGAACCTTCAGCATAAATCTTACTCCTCTTTTTCGTGCATAAAAAAAATATATCTTTCGATTGAGTATAAGAATAATAACAAAAAGCAGAGGCCTCCATTCCAAAATCAAGGACTGCTTGAAATATCCAGCGCAAAGTCAGCTTTTCAATTCGCTCTATCTCGTCCAATGATAAGATATCAGGGTCTTTTTCAGTCATATTTATCCTTTAGTTCTTTCCGCACCGGATAGGTCACGGGCATTGCTGCCCGATTCCCTCCTAATAACTGTACGTGATAGTTTCCCATCATACAGCTCAAGCATTTCGATAAGCTGCCCTTGTGGAACAACCCGACTGTTTTACCTCGATGCGATCATTGCCTGATATTGGCGATGTGATAACGCACCAAGCAGACGTGCTTCCTTAATGTTTTTCCTTCTCCAGAAATACTTCCTGTATTCAGGAAGGTAAGGATTTGCTTCTGCTTTAATCTTTATATGTCTTTTGATGCCTATAGAGCATACTCGAATTACTTTTAAAATTCGAGTCTTCTTTTTGTACTTATGGAAGATTGAGAAGACATGCTTTCCTGCGGCTGACCAGTACTTCTTTATGAGCCAACCTTTGGTCTTGTT of the Candidatus Brocadiaceae bacterium genome contains:
- a CDS encoding cellulose synthase catalytic subunit, with the translated sequence MQNSVKRAKKQLLVLLVIFGAFSSLYYFTWWLEHERIYQPVLLLLLIITVIFCAVQVFFHWYIFLHIKRPEFVETLPGLAVDVYIPTYNEPIWLVERSLSAALAMRYPHETYLIDDGHKAEYRQLAERLGAIYLSRPGNEDYKAGNVNNALAYSSGEFIAIFDVDHAPAEDFLDRALGHFRNENVGFVQVMLSHYNQEESFVGAAAAKRNDGFFGPSMLGLHGCDCVQAFGSNCIFRRKALDSIGGYKSGLAEDLNTSIHLHAKGWRSVYVPEALAKGLEPVDLGSFFKQQFKWSRGVFTILWGIYPRLANHLSLNKNICYLWRLTCFLAGPAVATHILFTILVLFQGSEIATNYFSDYLKHWAPFVIMYSCITFFVDKNYSIVPASPGFPFGGLLLAYGTWPVYTLSFLYSLFGLKVPFIATPKEAQVGNFLKLIIPQIITVVLLISASVWRLFQGMDFSSIVIVAFALLQILMHSGIFYAVYEGLAFETRNLSHKS
- a CDS encoding FAD-dependent oxidoreductase, whose protein sequence is MKGNIENFDKKKVIIIGGGPAGLTVAYELSKVDIESIVLEKDKIIGGISKTVHYKNFHFDIGGHRFFTKSKRVNDMWKAVLGDEFLRHKRLSRIYYNKKFFFYPLRPMNALLGLGLYNTYIYRVKRTIGRISFENFMEHF